The following are encoded together in the Lepidochelys kempii isolate rLepKem1 chromosome 7, rLepKem1.hap2, whole genome shotgun sequence genome:
- the TM7SF2 gene encoding delta(14)-sterol reductase TM7SF2 isoform X1, with protein sequence MAKGIGGERGCCAVSPARILAPSGSGKPAKPPVGPLDDRGANRALKDDSTMLRHLCLLALWLLGSSAALADVRSCHASRVQASVVSSCQAQHHETLPEIDPSTQILLLNFNLLSNISASSFPRLERLRKLSLGCQLGGSLSIGEKAFQKVANITFLDLGGNRKLSLQPTALAGLQQLEVLLLDANGLDETVLESGYFQDLVSLKRLDLTGNQIKRLRPDSSFQGLKLLAFLQLRLNRIKTICGEDLTHLGGRHLSLLDLSSNLLSYRNPWYNHSCPSPFRNITVETLDVSSNPWDVGSAEWFFKVMAGAQIWHLKLQHSGAIGRGFGFNNLQGLSASTFSGLSRSRVLSFDMSHGFLSKLGPLVFSGLPELRALRLASNQIHEISGEAFAGLQHLWTLDLSHNLLGELNTKTLQSLSSSPLLHLNLKSNHIGAIQHNALEGLRTLRTLNLQDNALSRMLSGRLPALEHLLLGQNRIKDTWGIGKLSTNLTFLDLSSNRMQDLRGLWNELRGIPALQFLNLSHNLISRCSERQDIAMPKRSQLRVLDLSQNSLNIIWNAGGCVDVFHHLDRLTALNLSRNNLQTLPEGLFQGLVSLQALDLSGNLMAMLSDGLFQDLRSLQVLGLQSNPLVTLSPSVLQPLQALAFLNLQKVSLLCHCSLQDLETWLHSTNVTLSAGKEGVTCLVPTPPFPGMPLLFFTQSSCVQ encoded by the exons ATGGCAAAGGGCATAGGCGGTGAACGCGGCTGCTGTGCAGTATCTCCAGCACGAATCCTCGCTCCCTCAGG aagcGGGAAGCCGGCTAAACCACCAGTGGGGCCgctggacgatcgaggtgctaacagagcactcaaggacg ATTCCACCATGCTCAGACACCTTTGTCTCCTAGCGCTCTGGCTCCTGGGCTCTAGTGCTGCCCTGGCTGACGTTCGGAGCTGTCATGCCTCCAGGGTCCAGGCTTCAGTGGTCTCCAGCTGCCAAGCTCAACATCATGAGACGCTGCCGGAAATTGACCCATCCACCCAGATCCTTCTGCTGAATTTCAACCTCCTCTCCAACATCTCggcctcctccttccccaggctGGAGAGGCTCAGGAAGCTGTCTCTGGGATGTCAGCTAGGGGGATCACTCTCCATTGGAGAGAAGGCCTTTCAGAAGGTGGCCAATATCACATTCCTGGACCTCGGGGGCAACAGGAAGCTGAGCCTCCAACCCACGGCCTTGGCTGGCTTGCAGCAGCTCGAGGTGCTCCTGCTGGATGCCAATGGCCTTGACGAGACTGTGCTGGAGAGTGGCTACTTCCAAGATTTAGTGTCCCTCAAAAGACTGGATCTCACAGGGAACCAGATAAAGAGGCTGAGACCCGATTCCTCTTTCCAAGGCTTGAAGCTGCTGGCTTTCCTCCAGCTCCGGCTGAACAGGATCAAGACAATCTGCGGGGAGGATCTGACTCACCTCGGGGGACGACACCTGTCTCTTCTAGATCTCTCGTCCAACCTTCTGTCCTATAGGAACCCTTGGTACAACCACTCCTGCCCCAGTCCCTTCCGCAACATCACAGTGGAAACTCTAGATGTCTCCTCCAACCCATGGGATGTGGGTAGTGCTGAATGGTTCTTTAAGGTCATGGCGGGTGCCCAGATATGGCATCTGAAGTTACAGCACTCGGGGGCCattgggagggggtttgggttcAATAACCTGCAGGGCCTCTCTGCCAGCACCTTCTCAGGGCTCAGCCGGAGCAGGGTCCTCTCTTTCGACATGTCTCACGGCTTCCTCTCCAAGCTGGGGCCTTTGGTCTTCTCGGGTCTCCCTGAGCTGCGCGCGCTGCGCCTGGCATCCAATCAGATCCACGAGATCTCTGGGGAGGCCTTTGCTGGATTGCAGCACCTCTGGACCCTGGACCTCTCCCACAATCTGCTGGGGGAGCTGAACACGAAGACTCTCCAGAGCCTAAGCTCTTCCCCACTGCTGCACCTCAACCTCAAGTCCAACCACATTGGGGCCATCCAGCACAATGCCCTGGAGGGACTGAGGACCCTGCGGACGCTGAATCTGCAGGACAACGCCCTCTCACGCATGCTGTCAGGGCGGctccctgccctggagcaccTGCTGCTGGGCCAGAACAGGATCAAGGACACCTGGGGAATTGGGAAGCTTTCCACAAACCTGACCTTCCTTGACTTGTCTTCCAACCGCATGCAAGACCTGAGGGGACTCTGGAATGAGCTGAGGGGCATCCCTGCCTTGCAGTTCCTAAACCTTTCACACAACCTGATCTCAAGGTGCTCTGAGCGCCAGGACATAGCCATGCCCAAGCGCAGTCAGCTCAGGGTTCTGGATCTTTCCCAGAACTCCCTGAATATCATCTGgaatgcagggggctgtgtgGATGTCTTCCACCATCTAGACAGGCTGACAGCCTTGAATCTCAGCAGAAACAACCTCCAGACCTTGCCTGAGGGCCTCTTCCAGGGGCTGGTGTCTCTCCAGGCTCTGGACCTGTCTGGGAACCTCATGGCCATGCTTTCTGATGGGTTGTTCCAGGATCTGCGCTCCCTGCAGGTGCTAGGGCTGCAGAGTAACCCCTTGGTGACCCTGTCACCATCTGTTCTTCAGCCACTCCAGGCACTGGCATTCCTGAATCTTCAGAAGGTCTCTCTGCTTTGCCACTGCAGCTTGCAGGACCTGGAGACTTGGCTGCACTCCACCAACGTGACCCTGAgtgctgggaaggaaggggtcaCCTGTCTTGtacccacccctcccttcccaggAATGCCCCTCCTTTTCTTCACCCAAAGCAGCTGTGTCCAGTAG
- the TM7SF2 gene encoding delta(14)-sterol reductase TM7SF2 isoform X2, translated as MLRHLCLLALWLLGSSAALADVRSCHASRVQASVVSSCQAQHHETLPEIDPSTQILLLNFNLLSNISASSFPRLERLRKLSLGCQLGGSLSIGEKAFQKVANITFLDLGGNRKLSLQPTALAGLQQLEVLLLDANGLDETVLESGYFQDLVSLKRLDLTGNQIKRLRPDSSFQGLKLLAFLQLRLNRIKTICGEDLTHLGGRHLSLLDLSSNLLSYRNPWYNHSCPSPFRNITVETLDVSSNPWDVGSAEWFFKVMAGAQIWHLKLQHSGAIGRGFGFNNLQGLSASTFSGLSRSRVLSFDMSHGFLSKLGPLVFSGLPELRALRLASNQIHEISGEAFAGLQHLWTLDLSHNLLGELNTKTLQSLSSSPLLHLNLKSNHIGAIQHNALEGLRTLRTLNLQDNALSRMLSGRLPALEHLLLGQNRIKDTWGIGKLSTNLTFLDLSSNRMQDLRGLWNELRGIPALQFLNLSHNLISRCSERQDIAMPKRSQLRVLDLSQNSLNIIWNAGGCVDVFHHLDRLTALNLSRNNLQTLPEGLFQGLVSLQALDLSGNLMAMLSDGLFQDLRSLQVLGLQSNPLVTLSPSVLQPLQALAFLNLQKVSLLCHCSLQDLETWLHSTNVTLSAGKEGVTCLVPTPPFPGMPLLFFTQSSCVQ; from the coding sequence ATGCTCAGACACCTTTGTCTCCTAGCGCTCTGGCTCCTGGGCTCTAGTGCTGCCCTGGCTGACGTTCGGAGCTGTCATGCCTCCAGGGTCCAGGCTTCAGTGGTCTCCAGCTGCCAAGCTCAACATCATGAGACGCTGCCGGAAATTGACCCATCCACCCAGATCCTTCTGCTGAATTTCAACCTCCTCTCCAACATCTCggcctcctccttccccaggctGGAGAGGCTCAGGAAGCTGTCTCTGGGATGTCAGCTAGGGGGATCACTCTCCATTGGAGAGAAGGCCTTTCAGAAGGTGGCCAATATCACATTCCTGGACCTCGGGGGCAACAGGAAGCTGAGCCTCCAACCCACGGCCTTGGCTGGCTTGCAGCAGCTCGAGGTGCTCCTGCTGGATGCCAATGGCCTTGACGAGACTGTGCTGGAGAGTGGCTACTTCCAAGATTTAGTGTCCCTCAAAAGACTGGATCTCACAGGGAACCAGATAAAGAGGCTGAGACCCGATTCCTCTTTCCAAGGCTTGAAGCTGCTGGCTTTCCTCCAGCTCCGGCTGAACAGGATCAAGACAATCTGCGGGGAGGATCTGACTCACCTCGGGGGACGACACCTGTCTCTTCTAGATCTCTCGTCCAACCTTCTGTCCTATAGGAACCCTTGGTACAACCACTCCTGCCCCAGTCCCTTCCGCAACATCACAGTGGAAACTCTAGATGTCTCCTCCAACCCATGGGATGTGGGTAGTGCTGAATGGTTCTTTAAGGTCATGGCGGGTGCCCAGATATGGCATCTGAAGTTACAGCACTCGGGGGCCattgggagggggtttgggttcAATAACCTGCAGGGCCTCTCTGCCAGCACCTTCTCAGGGCTCAGCCGGAGCAGGGTCCTCTCTTTCGACATGTCTCACGGCTTCCTCTCCAAGCTGGGGCCTTTGGTCTTCTCGGGTCTCCCTGAGCTGCGCGCGCTGCGCCTGGCATCCAATCAGATCCACGAGATCTCTGGGGAGGCCTTTGCTGGATTGCAGCACCTCTGGACCCTGGACCTCTCCCACAATCTGCTGGGGGAGCTGAACACGAAGACTCTCCAGAGCCTAAGCTCTTCCCCACTGCTGCACCTCAACCTCAAGTCCAACCACATTGGGGCCATCCAGCACAATGCCCTGGAGGGACTGAGGACCCTGCGGACGCTGAATCTGCAGGACAACGCCCTCTCACGCATGCTGTCAGGGCGGctccctgccctggagcaccTGCTGCTGGGCCAGAACAGGATCAAGGACACCTGGGGAATTGGGAAGCTTTCCACAAACCTGACCTTCCTTGACTTGTCTTCCAACCGCATGCAAGACCTGAGGGGACTCTGGAATGAGCTGAGGGGCATCCCTGCCTTGCAGTTCCTAAACCTTTCACACAACCTGATCTCAAGGTGCTCTGAGCGCCAGGACATAGCCATGCCCAAGCGCAGTCAGCTCAGGGTTCTGGATCTTTCCCAGAACTCCCTGAATATCATCTGgaatgcagggggctgtgtgGATGTCTTCCACCATCTAGACAGGCTGACAGCCTTGAATCTCAGCAGAAACAACCTCCAGACCTTGCCTGAGGGCCTCTTCCAGGGGCTGGTGTCTCTCCAGGCTCTGGACCTGTCTGGGAACCTCATGGCCATGCTTTCTGATGGGTTGTTCCAGGATCTGCGCTCCCTGCAGGTGCTAGGGCTGCAGAGTAACCCCTTGGTGACCCTGTCACCATCTGTTCTTCAGCCACTCCAGGCACTGGCATTCCTGAATCTTCAGAAGGTCTCTCTGCTTTGCCACTGCAGCTTGCAGGACCTGGAGACTTGGCTGCACTCCACCAACGTGACCCTGAgtgctgggaaggaaggggtcaCCTGTCTTGtacccacccctcccttcccaggAATGCCCCTCCTTTTCTTCACCCAAAGCAGCTGTGTCCAGTAG